A single genomic interval of Pseudomonas sp. FeN3W harbors:
- a CDS encoding EAL domain-containing protein, with amino-acid sequence MVLQKKTIRLLILEDSQNEAERLVSLFRNAGQATRVHRLTSSDDLAEALKQTWDLLINAPQSENLDPSEAISAIRRQAKDIPILQLTASNDAEAITEALMLGAQDALPQGEDEWLLLVANRELANLEERRARRSAEVALREAEKRCQLLLDSSVDAIAYVHDGMHIYANRAYLELFGYDDVEDLEGMPMIDLISGADQSRFKTFLKNYQSMEGSAELGCGGVRADGDTLKTRMHFSPAAYDGEPCIQVVIRAENDSAELQKLREISSQDPVTGLLNRNSFLEVMDAAVERAVNASQPASLAYIRVDRFAALQADIGLSDSDQLLNQLATLLRGHFPGEAQLARFADDVFAVLQPGVIPQQTEPELRKLLTKVEGQLLDVGGRTVQTTLSIGVAGLDEKTAKAQEAIERAHRCADELSDGNALKLYNPADELAAAANRGDIIAMLKQALESNSFRLLFQPIISLRGDSFEHYEVLLRLLDPQGVEVPPNEFLSTAADAGLAAKIDRWVILNSIKLLAEHRAKGHRTRLFLHLSAASIQDPSLLPWLGVVLKASRLPGDSLAFEFGEADAVAYLKPAKALAQGLNGLGCRTALAQFGCILNPFNTLKHLDAEFIKVDGSYTQDLTRQENQEALKALLAELHEQQKQSIVPFVESATVLATLWQAGVSYIQGHYLQGPSQSMDYDFASDEE; translated from the coding sequence ATGGTCCTGCAAAAGAAAACCATCCGCCTGCTGATTCTCGAAGACTCGCAGAACGAGGCCGAGCGCCTGGTCAGCCTCTTCCGCAATGCCGGACAGGCGACCCGGGTGCATCGACTCACCTCCAGCGACGATCTGGCCGAAGCCCTGAAGCAGACCTGGGATCTGCTGATCAACGCACCGCAGAGCGAGAATCTCGACCCCAGCGAGGCAATCAGCGCCATTCGCCGGCAGGCCAAGGACATCCCGATCCTCCAGCTCACCGCGAGCAACGACGCCGAAGCCATCACCGAAGCGCTGATGCTCGGCGCCCAGGATGCCCTGCCGCAGGGCGAGGACGAATGGCTGCTGCTGGTGGCCAATCGCGAACTGGCCAATCTCGAAGAGCGCCGCGCGCGCCGCTCAGCGGAAGTGGCCCTGCGTGAAGCGGAAAAACGCTGCCAGCTGCTGCTCGACAGTTCGGTGGACGCCATTGCCTATGTGCACGACGGCATGCACATCTATGCCAACCGCGCCTACCTCGAGCTGTTCGGCTACGACGACGTGGAAGACCTGGAAGGCATGCCCATGATCGATCTGATCAGCGGCGCCGACCAGAGCCGTTTCAAGACCTTCCTGAAGAACTACCAGAGCATGGAAGGCAGCGCCGAACTGGGCTGTGGTGGCGTGCGCGCCGATGGCGACACGCTGAAGACGCGCATGCATTTCTCGCCAGCGGCCTATGACGGCGAGCCCTGCATTCAGGTGGTGATCCGCGCCGAGAACGACAGTGCCGAACTGCAGAAGCTGCGCGAGATCAGCAGCCAGGATCCGGTAACCGGCCTGCTCAACCGCAACAGCTTCCTCGAAGTGATGGACGCCGCGGTAGAGCGCGCGGTCAACGCCAGCCAGCCCGCCAGCCTCGCCTACATCCGCGTCGATCGCTTCGCCGCGCTGCAGGCAGACATCGGCCTGAGCGACTCCGACCAGTTGCTCAACCAGCTCGCTACGCTGCTGCGCGGCCACTTCCCCGGCGAAGCTCAGCTGGCTCGCTTCGCCGATGATGTCTTTGCAGTCCTGCAACCCGGCGTCATTCCGCAGCAGACCGAACCGGAACTGCGCAAGCTACTGACCAAGGTCGAAGGCCAGCTGCTCGATGTCGGCGGGCGCACGGTGCAAACCACCCTCAGCATCGGCGTTGCCGGCCTCGACGAGAAGACCGCCAAGGCTCAAGAGGCGATCGAGCGCGCACACCGCTGTGCCGATGAGCTGAGCGACGGCAATGCGCTGAAGCTCTACAACCCGGCCGACGAACTGGCGGCAGCGGCCAATCGCGGCGATATAATCGCGATGCTCAAGCAGGCGTTGGAAAGCAACAGCTTCCGCCTGCTGTTCCAGCCGATCATCAGCCTGCGCGGCGACAGCTTCGAGCATTACGAAGTGCTATTGCGACTGCTCGATCCGCAGGGCGTGGAAGTCCCACCGAACGAGTTCCTCAGCACCGCGGCCGACGCCGGCCTAGCGGCCAAGATCGACCGCTGGGTCATTCTCAACTCCATCAAACTGCTCGCCGAGCACCGCGCCAAGGGCCATCGCACGCGACTGTTCCTGCACCTGTCCGCCGCCAGTATCCAGGACCCCAGCCTGTTGCCCTGGCTCGGCGTCGTGCTCAAGGCTTCGCGCCTGCCAGGGGACTCGCTGGCCTTCGAGTTCGGTGAGGCCGATGCTGTCGCCTACCTCAAACCGGCCAAAGCGCTGGCCCAGGGACTCAACGGCCTCGGATGCCGCACCGCGCTCGCCCAGTTCGGCTGCATACTCAATCCATTCAATACGCTCAAGCATCTGGATGCCGAGTTCATCAAGGTCGATGGCTCCTACACCCAGGATCTGACTCGCCAGGAAAACCAGGAAGCGCTCAAGGCCCTGCTCGCCGAATTGCACGAGCAGCAGAAGCAGAGCATCGTGCCTTTCGTCGAAAGCGCGACCGTGCTGGCCACGCTGTGGCAAGCCGGCGTCAGCTACATTCAGGGCCACTACCTGCAGGGCCCGAGCCAGTCGATGGATTACGACTTCGCCTCCGACGAGGAGTGA
- a CDS encoding molecular chaperone, producing the protein MDRQSHHLLLRAPAPTRQTLSFCDASVRGVTRWLTGLPKANIGETARQLYQALIELNQLRIATETRLQILELLRPDVQFVCTQLEKHFVNQPIVLSERPRKVAGLCQALQNHLAVGYKLIVVRVVSQPERDRHQLLSIALQRAIHSLGALLIRSTQLYSPAAAGLWLELHQLYQLAVEHGTERLLLRDPLARHSKDLTAEQSYLAALLLGCARCNQLRQQSIVKLAAALEAWGAMAQIQAASSVSSLFLLSPLVDGPPRYRSLFPDRNQQNLLGIDTRMLVSVIDEHLRLAPDNRRMSRLPAAAGLDDDLLRHLSSAWGAISERTFQRTPAKGTLTLCIGMTALHYQLAGQRAFNEVLELPGTSNRAVFKLHNGAADVWANAFDAQSTSIELLPGHDHIEFVRPDVSRAAPATRTTAPAPAKDRSTSNEDHPIYQVQLVDHSPGGYCLAWEGEVPSLLQTGELLGLREDTGQTWSVAVVRWIRQVRGGSTQLGIELIAPQAKPCGLRLLRKVDQGSEYLRALLLPEIGAISQPATLIAPRLPFQEGHKVQINRNGEEERAVLNQRRATTGNYNQFEYRSLGQVVPERETPVTGWKTHTAGGDEDFDSLWKSL; encoded by the coding sequence TTGGATAGACAGAGCCATCATCTGCTGCTGCGCGCACCAGCGCCTACCCGGCAGACCCTGTCCTTCTGCGACGCCAGCGTGCGCGGCGTAACCCGCTGGCTTACTGGCTTGCCGAAAGCCAACATCGGCGAAACCGCGCGCCAGCTCTACCAGGCGCTGATCGAACTCAATCAACTGCGGATCGCCACGGAAACCCGCCTGCAGATCCTGGAACTGCTGCGGCCGGACGTGCAGTTCGTCTGCACCCAGCTGGAAAAGCACTTCGTCAACCAGCCAATCGTGCTCAGCGAGCGACCGCGCAAGGTCGCCGGTCTCTGTCAGGCGCTGCAGAATCACTTGGCGGTCGGCTACAAGCTGATCGTGGTGCGCGTGGTATCGCAACCCGAGCGCGATCGTCATCAACTGCTGTCGATCGCGCTGCAACGCGCCATTCACAGCCTCGGCGCCTTGCTGATCCGCTCCACTCAGCTGTACAGCCCGGCAGCCGCCGGGTTGTGGCTCGAACTGCACCAGCTCTATCAACTGGCGGTCGAGCATGGCACCGAGCGCCTGCTGCTGCGCGACCCGCTGGCGCGACACTCCAAGGATCTCACCGCTGAACAGAGTTATCTGGCAGCGCTGCTGCTCGGTTGCGCGCGCTGCAACCAATTGCGTCAGCAGAGCATCGTCAAACTGGCCGCAGCGCTGGAGGCCTGGGGCGCCATGGCGCAGATCCAGGCGGCCAGTTCAGTCAGCAGCCTTTTCCTCCTGTCTCCGCTGGTGGACGGGCCGCCGCGCTACCGCTCGCTGTTTCCCGACAGGAATCAGCAGAACCTGCTCGGCATCGATACCCGGATGCTGGTCAGCGTCATCGATGAACACCTGCGCCTGGCCCCCGACAATCGCCGAATGAGCCGTCTTCCGGCCGCCGCAGGACTCGACGACGATCTGCTGCGCCACCTGAGTTCGGCCTGGGGCGCCATATCCGAACGAACCTTCCAGCGCACGCCGGCAAAGGGCACGCTGACGCTGTGCATCGGCATGACCGCGCTACACTATCAACTCGCCGGTCAGCGCGCCTTCAACGAAGTGCTCGAGCTGCCCGGCACCTCGAATCGCGCGGTCTTCAAGCTGCACAACGGCGCCGCGGATGTCTGGGCCAACGCCTTCGACGCACAGAGCACCAGCATCGAACTCCTGCCGGGCCACGACCACATCGAGTTCGTCAGACCCGATGTTTCACGGGCAGCGCCAGCGACCAGAACAACTGCGCCAGCACCGGCGAAAGACAGATCCACCAGCAACGAAGATCATCCGATCTATCAGGTCCAGTTGGTCGACCATAGCCCCGGCGGTTACTGCCTGGCCTGGGAAGGTGAGGTGCCCAGCCTGCTGCAGACCGGCGAACTCTTGGGACTGCGAGAAGACACCGGGCAAACCTGGAGCGTCGCCGTTGTGCGCTGGATTCGTCAGGTGCGCGGCGGCAGCACGCAGCTGGGCATCGAACTGATCGCACCGCAGGCCAAGCCCTGTGGTCTGCGCCTGCTGCGCAAGGTCGACCAAGGCAGCGAGTACCTGCGCGCCCTGCTGTTGCCGGAGATAGGCGCCATCTCCCAGCCGGCAACGCTGATCGCGCCACGCCTGCCCTTCCAGGAGGGGCACAAGGTTCAGATCAACCGTAACGGCGAGGAAGAACGTGCCGTGCTGAACCAGCGCCGAGCGACCACGGGCAACTACAATCAGTTCGAATACCGCTCCCTTGGCCAGGTCGTGCCGGAGCGAGAGACGCCTGTCACAGGCTGGAAAACCCACACAGCAGGCGGGGATGAAGATTTTGACTCACTCTGGAAGTCGCTGTAG